One window from the genome of Salvia miltiorrhiza cultivar Shanhuang (shh) chromosome 7, IMPLAD_Smil_shh, whole genome shotgun sequence encodes:
- the LOC130994259 gene encoding uncharacterized protein LOC130994259, whose product MIFGENGTPTSNRAKKQVVRAVKSGYYPNHVMEIMGTTEEPVISFGAEDLRTLMYPHDDALVITTDIAGCIVHRVFVDSGSAVNILYLECLQNMGVKAHIEPTNAPLFGFGGEMVMPIGFVELSLSLGNADASKARVIRFLVVDMPKPSYNVILGRPALTMFRAIISMFHLKMKFPIGGGRVGEVWGDQKMSKACHVQMLTHSSGRKRERITEGPDARKKGKMGEITAPVEERQELAELLNDRDSTEKFALVSTSNVCNMIELFPGREGFQTKIGSSMNNQAREELISCLRRNADVFTFSTADLKGIDRGLAEHCLNVDPKVKPVKQRTRHFSAEKDVAIREQVQGLLDAGLIEEVQYPEWISNAVMVAKKTNSWCMCVDYKDLNAACPKDHYPLSRIDQLVDSTSGCALLSMMDAYQGYHQVKMNRGDIAKMAFAVCCGVYGWRSMSFGLKNMGATYQRMMEKIFKEQLSKNISVYMDDMLVCSVRAEDHVSNLEEVFTVIRKHRLMLDPTKCTFGVTTGKFLGYKVTPAGIEVNTDKWTAECRTAFEDVKVYLVELPTLTKPVPGETLYLYIAVGEESVSSVLIREEGSHQRPIYFVSRLIQGLELNYSEIEKAALAVMVTARKLRPYFLSHQVVVRTALPFRQVLGRPDLSGRKVKWAVELGEYDVEYEPRMAIKAQALANFIQDTTRRPVQEFWIAFVDGSVTKEGCGIGVYIISPTLEVYQFAIKFTCRMSKNEAEYEAVVRGAHILSELRVECVIIITDSQLVAQQFSGSYHIKDHKMKAYHCKINEMKQKFMEFKIEQISREENTKAGLLARMASTVEQTWNDEITLLCDTREMGTSQVFSVEIRDDWRAPIIHFLKTRERLSKESNQRARYENYWFYWPNVNKDAREFVRKSEACQRYAGRINVPGETMGVMYAACPFDKWGIDIVGKLPTAPGGKCFLIVAVDYFSKWVEAEVVAKIDEVTVERFIWRNICCRFGVPRIIVLDNGTQFTRQRIADFCDRMDITQRFVSVAHPQANGQVELGNRSICEGIKKRLNQSRGKWVEELDTVLWAYRTSPKTATREAPFTLVYGSNAVIPAETRLESYRITTYDTEQNSELRRTELDLVEAQMDETQVRAAKYKSIIKAGYDKRVKARKLAKGDLVLKRVDALKPVCKFEPNWEGPFIITEVLGGGAYTLSDPDGRALPRPWNINTLKKFYV is encoded by the exons ATGATCTTTGGGGAAAATGGGACACCGACATCCAACAGGGCCAAGAAACAGGTTGTACGTGCAGTAAAATCAGGGTATTATCCCAATCATGTGATGGAGATTATGGGCACGACAGAAGAGCCGGTCATCAGCTTCGGGGCAGAGGACCTGCGAACGCTTATGTATCCGCACGACGATGCGCTGGTTATCACGACAGACATAGCCGGTTGCATTGTTCATCGCGTCTTCGTAGACTCGGGCAGTGCAGTGAATATTTTATATCTGGAGTGCCTCCAGAACATGGGAGTCAAAGCCCACATTGAACCAACAAACGCCCCATTATTCGGGTTTGGgggagaaatggtcatgccaATAGGTTTTGTGGAATTGTCGTTAAGTCTCGGCAATGCGGATGCCAGCAAGGCCAGGGTAATACGATTCCTAGTAGTAGACATGCCAAAACCATCCTACAATGTGATACTTGGCCGTCCTGCTTTGACGATGTTCAGAGCAATCATTTCCATGTTCCATCtaaaaatgaaattccccatcggagggggaagagtgggagaagtatgGGGCGACCAGAAAATGTCGAAAGCATGCCATGTGCAGATGCTCACGCACTCTTCAGGGCGGAAAAGGGAACGAATAACAGAGGGACCAGACGCtcggaaaaaaggaaaaatgggCGAAATCACTGCTCCAGTAGAGGAGCGCCAGGAGTTGGCGGAATTATTAAATGACCGGGATAGTACAGAGAAATTTGCGCTGGTCTCCACCAGCAATGTATGTAATATGATAGAATTATTTCCTGGGCgagagggtttccagaccaaGATTGGATCTTCTATGAACAACCAAGCCAGAGAGGAGCTAATTAGCTGTCTGCGGAGAAATGCAGATGTATTTACCTTCAGCACGGCTGATCTGAAGGGAATAGACAGAGGGTTAGCGGAACATTGCCTTAATGTGGATCCGAAGGTTAAACCAGTGAAACAGCGAACAAGGCATTTCAGTGCCGAGAAAGATGTCGCGATCAGGGAGCAAGTTCAGGGGTTGCTGGATGCGGGCCTTATTGAAGAAGTCCAATATCCAGAGTGGATATCAAATGCTGTGATGGTGGCAAAAAAGACGAATAGTTGGTGTATGTGCGTGGATTACAAGGATCTCAATGCCGCCTGCCCCaaagaccactatcctctgTCGAGAATTGATCAATTAGTAGATTCCACATCGGGCTGCGCGCTATTGTCCATGATGGACGCATACCAGGGATATCACCAGGTCAAAATGAACAGAGGGGACATCGCTAAAATGGCTTTCGCCGTCTGCTGTGGGGTTTATGGCTGGAGAAGCATGTCATTTGGCTTAAAAAATATGGGAGCCACATACCAGAGGATGatggaaaaaatcttcaaagaACAACTCTCCAAAAATATATCAGTGTATATGGATGACATGCTTGTATGCAGCGTCAGAGCGGAAGACCATGTCTCTAACCTGGAGGAGGTTTTCACGGTAATCAGAAAACACCGGCTCATGCTCGACCCGACGAAGTGTACCTTTGGAGTCACCACAGGAAAATTCTTGGGATACAAAGTTACGCCTGCGGGTATTGAAGTCAATAccgacaag TGGACAGCGGAATGCCGAACAGCTTTTGAAGATGTCAAGGTTTACTTGGTGGAGCTCCCAACTTTGACCAAACCAGTCCCGGGAGAGacattatatttatacatagcAGTGGGCGAGGAGTCAGTCAGTTCGgtgcttatcagagaagagggGAGTCATCAGAGGCCAATTTACTTTGTCAGCAGACTCATTCAGGGCCTCGAACTGAATTATtcagagattgagaaggctgctctggcagtcatggtcaCAGCACGGAAATTGAGACCCTATTTCTTGTCACACCAGGTAGTGGTGCGAACTGCCTTACCATTTAGGCAGGTGTTGGGGCGGCCAGATTTGTCAGGGAGAAAGGTCAAGTGGGCCgtggaactaggggaatatgACGTGGAGTATGAGCCAAGAATGGCTATCAAGGCACAAGCTCTGGCAAACTTTATCCAGGACACTACTCGCCGCCCCGTGCAGGAGTTCTGGATTGCTTTTGTGGATGGATCAGTCACCAAGGAAGGGTGCGGAATTGGAGTATACATCATCTCTCCAACCTTGGAAGTATATCaattcgccatcaaattcacttgtaGGATGTCCAAAAATGAGGCcgagtatgaggccgtggtcagaggagCACATATCTTGTCGGAATTACGGGTTGAATGTGTTATAATCATAACTGACTCTCAGTTGGTAGCTCAGCAATTTTCAGGGAGTTATCACATTAAGGACCACAAGATGAAAGCATATCACTGCAAGATCAATGAAATGAAGCAAAAGTTCATGGAGTTTAAAATCGAACAGATTTCCAGAGAAGAGAATACAAAGGCAGGTTTACTAGCACGAATGGCCAGCACCGTGGAACAGACTTGGAATGACGAGATCACGCtgctctgtgataccagagaaatggggACTTCACAGGTTTTCTCAGTGGAAATTCGGGATGATTGGCGGGCCCCAATTATACACTTTCTTAAGACAAGGGAACGGTTGAGCAAAGAATCTAATCAGAGGGCTCGATACGAGAATTATT GGTTTTATTGGCCTAACGTCAACAAGGATGCCAGGGAATTCGTTCGCAAATCTGAGGCTTGCCAGAGATATGCGGGGAGAATCAACGTCCCAGGGGAAACCATGGGAGTCATGTATGCCGCATGCCCATTTGATAAGTGGGGTATAGATATCGTCGGGAAATTGCCTACCGCACCAGGAGGCAagtgctttctcattgtggcggTGGACTACTTCTCCAAATGGGTCGAAGCCGAGGTGGTTGCAAAGATCGATGAAGTAACAGTGGAGCGGTTCATCTGGCGAAACATATGCTGCAGATTTGGTGTCCCTAGGATCATTGTATTAGACAATGGAACCCAATTCACAAGACAGAGAATTGCTGACTTTTGTGACCGAATGGATATCACTCAGCGTTTCGTGTCCGTGGCTCATCCTCAAGCAAATGGGCAAGTGGAGCTAGGAAACAGATCAATCTGCGAGGGGATCAAAAAACGGctgaatcagagcagagggaagtgggttgaGGAGTTGGACACTGTCCtttgggcctaccgaactagcccaaagacagcaACCAGAGAAGCGCCTTTCACCTTGGTATACGGATCCAATGCAGTAATACCGGCGGAGACCAGACTGGAGTCATACCGCATCACTACCTACGACACAGAGCAAAATTCTGAACTCCGAAGAACAGAACTTGACCTTGTGGAAGCACAGATGGACGAAACtcaagtcagagcagcgaagtacaAAAGCATTATCAAGGCGGGATACGACAAGCGGGTCAAAGCAAGAAAGCTAGCCAAGGGCGATCTAGTCCTCAAGAGGGTCGATGCACTGAAGCCAGTATGCAAGTTCGAGCCTAATTGGGAGGGACCCTTCATCATCACCGAGGTCCTGGGCGGCGGAGCGTAcactttgtcggatccagacggcagagccctccccagaccatggaatatcaATACTctgaaaaagttctatgtataa